In Chloroflexota bacterium, the following are encoded in one genomic region:
- a CDS encoding BglII/BstYI family type II restriction endonuclease → MKYIVEHFFCSPRLLKNVDEISEVYSCIDRIMWHPKFVLESKDRRYEHQQAYNKTLEIEFSSYGWKPHPLLVDQPRLLGDFQKNDVFVEIQFGNSATVYRDYYKFHYGLTHNLLALAVLIVPTTPKRFFPTRASSVSNMAEFDMADRYFKLLPIPVPILLIGLLPEN, encoded by the coding sequence ATGAAATACATAGTTGAACATTTCTTCTGTAGCCCACGCCTTCTAAAGAATGTGGATGAAATTAGCGAGGTCTATTCGTGCATAGATCGCATAATGTGGCATCCTAAGTTCGTCCTCGAGTCCAAGGATAGGAGATATGAGCACCAGCAAGCATACAACAAAACACTTGAGATAGAGTTCTCCAGCTATGGCTGGAAGCCACACCCTCTGCTGGTTGACCAACCCAGGCTACTAGGAGACTTTCAGAAGAACGATGTATTCGTTGAGATTCAGTTTGGCAACAGTGCTACAGTCTACAGGGATTACTATAAGTTCCACTATGGTTTGACACACAACCTTCTGGCCCTAGCCGTACTGATAGTCCCAACTACCCCAAAGAGATTCTTCCCCACCCGTGCTTCCAGTGTGAGTAACATGGCGGAATTTGACATGGCCGACAGGTACTTTAAGCTGCTGCCTATTCCGGTGCCTATTCTTCTGATTGGACTACTACCAGAGAACTGA
- a CDS encoding CoA pyrophosphatase, which translates to MLKRVEIDKEKIRQALSQREKIVDKPDGFTPAAVLLPLYEAQGNYHLVFTKRTEKVHYHKGQISFPGGGRHPEDRYLLDTALRETWEEIGLNPGDAEILGELDDFATYTTNFVISPFVAAIPYPYEFRASPDEVEEIIEVPLSVLLDKNNFTEEELLLGNRPIMQYFYRYGDQVIYGATARIVKQFLEVVFTNDRAGTNI; encoded by the coding sequence TTGCTCAAAAGGGTAGAAATAGACAAGGAAAAGATCAGACAGGCGCTCTCCCAACGGGAGAAGATAGTTGACAAGCCGGATGGTTTTACTCCAGCGGCTGTGCTCCTGCCGCTCTACGAGGCGCAGGGAAACTATCACCTTGTTTTCACCAAGAGGACGGAGAAGGTCCATTATCATAAGGGGCAGATTTCGTTCCCCGGTGGAGGGCGGCACCCGGAGGATAGGTACCTCCTGGATACGGCTCTAAGAGAAACCTGGGAGGAGATAGGCCTCAACCCCGGGGATGCGGAGATACTTGGTGAGCTGGATGACTTTGCCACCTACACCACGAATTTTGTCATATCACCCTTCGTGGCGGCTATACCGTATCCTTATGAATTCCGGGCAAGTCCAGACGAAGTAGAGGAGATAATCGAGGTGCCCCTCTCCGTGCTCCTGGACAAGAACAATTTCACTGAAGAGGAATTGCTCCTGGGGAACAGGCCCATTATGCAGTATTTTTATCGCTATGGCGATCAAGTGATCTATGGGGCTACAGCCAGGATTGTGAAGCAATTCCTGGAGGTTGTGTTCACAAATGACAGGGCTGGCACTAATATCTGA
- the coaE gene encoding dephospho-CoA kinase (Dephospho-CoA kinase (CoaE) performs the final step in coenzyme A biosynthesis.) has product MIVIGLTGSICSGKSTVAGFLAKFGAVLLSADEIGHEAFSPHTETWQRVVEAFGREILTGGNEIDRKKLGEIVFNNSQALERLNQIMHPGMHRVAEKKIEELRQQGVGVVVLEAPLLIEAKWLDLVDEVWVAKASEANMVRRCQNRSGLSEAQAKARILSQLPPDEKTRYADVVIDTDVTLEEVEARVKDLWEQRFCSKG; this is encoded by the coding sequence ATGATAGTCATAGGTCTTACCGGAAGCATCTGCAGCGGCAAGAGCACTGTAGCTGGTTTTCTGGCGAAGTTTGGTGCGGTTTTATTGAGTGCTGACGAGATTGGGCACGAAGCCTTCAGCCCCCATACCGAGACCTGGCAGCGGGTGGTCGAAGCCTTTGGCAGGGAGATTCTCACCGGCGGTAATGAGATTGACCGTAAGAAGCTGGGGGAGATTGTCTTTAATAACAGCCAGGCTCTGGAGCGGCTGAATCAGATAATGCATCCCGGCATGCACCGGGTAGCAGAGAAAAAGATTGAGGAACTGAGACAGCAGGGGGTGGGAGTGGTGGTGCTGGAAGCGCCGCTCCTGATAGAAGCTAAATGGCTGGACCTGGTGGACGAGGTCTGGGTGGCTAAGGCCAGTGAGGCTAATATGGTTCGTCGCTGCCAAAACCGCTCCGGGCTTTCTGAAGCTCAGGCTAAGGCGCGTATCCTGTCGCAACTCCCTCCTGATGAGAAGACCAGATATGCTGACGTGGTGATAGATACTGATGTCACCTTAGAAGAGGTAGAAGCCAGAGTGAAAGATCTGTGGGAGCAGAGGTTTTGCTCAAAAGGGTAG
- a CDS encoding methyltransferase domain-containing protein translates to MANEIDYQNYQKALQFDQRVSGMAALESLTRITMDGLRPGASDRVLDVGTGTGRLGIALHDKVPGGSVVGIDSGRGMLRVAREKILKRNIDNFFLVRGEAETLPFLPRVFDSACLMMSFHHFTRPEEAAAELHRILKPMGYLFSLDPVLQEPSDSEEKRLNESIEEAFQEAHGPDFRFFTMSQLKALYEKAGFSIETCQIQESSFDQKGIEEIPMGPHWLQARENLWFRQEKDLLKRFEQDYFVFRTEGQRVLAKGKARWASIKALKR, encoded by the coding sequence ATGGCTAACGAGATCGACTACCAGAACTATCAAAAGGCATTACAGTTTGATCAACGTGTTTCCGGAATGGCAGCCCTGGAGTCCCTGACCCGCATCACAATGGATGGATTGCGCCCTGGAGCCAGTGATCGGGTATTAGATGTGGGGACAGGGACAGGCCGACTGGGTATTGCCCTCCATGACAAAGTTCCTGGTGGCTCTGTAGTCGGCATAGATTCCGGCCGCGGTATGCTCAGAGTAGCCAGGGAAAAGATCTTAAAGCGCAATATAGATAACTTCTTCCTGGTTCGGGGGGAAGCAGAAACACTGCCCTTCCTGCCCCGGGTCTTTGATTCGGCCTGCCTTATGATGAGCTTCCACCACTTCACCAGGCCTGAAGAAGCCGCCGCAGAGCTGCACCGCATATTGAAGCCAATGGGTTACCTCTTTTCTCTGGACCCGGTGCTGCAGGAACCTTCGGACAGCGAAGAGAAAAGGCTGAATGAGTCAATTGAAGAGGCCTTCCAGGAGGCCCACGGCCCGGACTTCAGATTCTTCACCATGTCCCAATTGAAGGCATTGTACGAAAAGGCTGGTTTTTCAATTGAGACCTGTCAGATTCAAGAGTCATCCTTCGACCAGAAGGGAATCGAGGAAATCCCCATGGGACCTCACTGGCTACAGGCTCGCGAAAACCTGTGGTTCCGGCAGGAAAAGGATTTGCTGAAGAGGTTTGAGCAGGACTACTTTGTATTCAGAACTGAGGGGCAACGGGTGCTGGCAAAAGGGAAAGCGCGATGGGCCAGCATCAAAGCACTCAAGAGATAA
- a CDS encoding VOC family protein, protein MKPKGVNRVVIAVKDIDKAIDLYSRLLGATFHDASAGAESYGVRVAMSWDAGIELCAPLPGCNSYIEQIIKKRGEGLVGVVFCVDDVDEAHEKAKDMGIGVLSLIEYDQHQIEQYLGGRFKKYKEYMLNSADLCGVGAIVGQIEPKQPSDG, encoded by the coding sequence ATGAAACCAAAGGGTGTCAATAGGGTAGTGATAGCTGTAAAGGATATCGATAAGGCGATAGATCTCTATTCGAGACTTCTTGGAGCTACTTTTCACGACGCGAGTGCCGGGGCAGAGTCCTATGGGGTCAGGGTAGCCATGAGCTGGGATGCCGGGATAGAGCTTTGTGCACCGCTGCCCGGATGCAACAGTTACATAGAGCAGATTATCAAAAAGCGTGGGGAAGGCCTGGTAGGGGTAGTATTCTGTGTTGACGATGTTGATGAAGCACATGAGAAGGCAAAGGACATGGGCATTGGCGTTTTATCTTTGATTGAATATGACCAGCATCAGATAGAGCAGTATCTTGGAGGCAGGTTCAAGAAGTACAAGGAATACATGCTCAACTCTGCTGACCTTTGCGGTGTAGGGGCGATTGTGGGGCAAATAGAGCCGAAGCAGCCATCAGATGGATAG
- a CDS encoding nitronate monooxygenase has product MWETRVTKMLGIKYPIIQGAFGSFGTSALAVPVSEAGGLGMITATALRTPEGLRQDIRRAKSLTGKPFGVNLTLMGCPNVDEMREVIIEERVPVVETATYRADNHGKRLQAAGIKWIHKVATMKHALAVEQQGADAVIIVGLEGAGFKSTLQLPTLISITWAVRQLKIPVIAAGGIADGRGLMAALAMGAEAVYLGTAFMATKECPISERHKQSMAEADPTEPKYRERCLAPPKPEELAKVMSQKGSVPTDKWLANLERVMLNDSPDMPDITEENLEEEVLRSLPGSLAVAVIDKVVTVRELIDNMISEAEEIRRRWSIC; this is encoded by the coding sequence ATGTGGGAGACAAGAGTAACCAAGATGCTGGGGATAAAGTACCCTATCATTCAGGGTGCTTTTGGGAGCTTTGGCACATCGGCTCTGGCTGTTCCGGTATCTGAAGCGGGTGGGCTGGGGATGATCACTGCTACGGCCCTGCGCACGCCGGAGGGGCTGCGTCAGGACATACGACGGGCCAAATCTCTTACCGGCAAGCCGTTTGGGGTGAACCTGACATTGATGGGATGCCCCAATGTTGATGAAATGCGAGAGGTGATCATTGAAGAGAGGGTGCCGGTGGTGGAGACTGCCACCTATCGCGCGGATAACCACGGGAAACGGCTGCAGGCTGCCGGGATAAAGTGGATTCATAAGGTGGCTACGATGAAGCATGCCCTGGCAGTGGAGCAACAGGGGGCTGATGCGGTGATAATAGTTGGGCTGGAAGGCGCGGGCTTCAAAAGCACACTTCAACTCCCTACCCTGATATCGATTACCTGGGCAGTGAGGCAATTGAAGATACCGGTAATAGCTGCCGGTGGCATTGCTGATGGCCGGGGCCTCATGGCTGCTTTGGCAATGGGGGCAGAGGCAGTCTATCTGGGAACTGCCTTCATGGCGACCAAGGAATGCCCCATTTCTGAGCGCCACAAGCAGTCCATGGCAGAAGCTGACCCCACTGAGCCAAAGTACCGGGAACGCTGCCTCGCTCCTCCGAAGCCTGAGGAATTGGCTAAGGTGATGAGTCAAAAAGGTTCTGTGCCTACAGACAAGTGGCTGGCAAATCTGGAGAGGGTCATGCTGAATGATTCTCCGGACATGCCTGATATAACTGAGGAGAACTTGGAGGAGGAGGTGCTGCGGAGCCTTCCAGGGTCACTGGCTGTGGCGGTTATTGATAAGGTGGTCACTGTACGGGAACTCATCGATAATATGATCAGTGAAGCTGAGGAGATCCGGCGACGCTGGTCGATATGCTAG
- a CDS encoding VWA domain-containing protein, translating into MFTDFFYLLRKRKVPVSITEWMTLMEALSQGLISNLDDFYYLARAILVKSETYFDQYDVAFQEYFKGIEAPADISDKILEWLKDPINRDSLTEEERALFDMMDMDELLREFEKRLAEQTEQHDGGNYWIGRGGTSPFGHSGSHPAGIRVGGQSRGRGAIKIAQERRFRNYRSDLTLDVRQVKMALRRVRQLSRIGLEDELDLEETIDATAKNAGEVELRWMRSRKNAVKLLLLMDVGGSMEPFAEVCSLLFSAAHSSSHFKDFQYYYFHNCVYENVYRDMEKQEEVSTEQLLRTLEPDYKVILVGDARMGITELTERYGAIYYYQRNETPGVVWLKRMADHFTHCVWLNPEEPRYWNHPTVAMIGKIFPMFELNLDGIGDSVKKLVRKR; encoded by the coding sequence ATGTTTACCGACTTCTTTTACCTCCTTAGAAAGAGAAAGGTTCCTGTTTCAATTACTGAGTGGATGACCCTGATGGAGGCACTATCGCAGGGTCTTATTTCTAACCTGGACGACTTCTACTACCTGGCTAGGGCCATACTGGTAAAGAGCGAGACATACTTCGATCAGTATGATGTTGCTTTTCAGGAGTATTTCAAAGGAATAGAAGCCCCCGCCGATATCTCAGACAAAATCCTGGAGTGGCTCAAAGACCCGATCAATAGAGACAGCCTTACAGAGGAAGAGCGGGCTTTGTTCGACATGATGGATATGGATGAACTGCTTCGAGAGTTTGAGAAGAGGCTGGCTGAACAGACAGAGCAGCATGATGGAGGCAATTACTGGATCGGCAGAGGGGGCACCAGCCCATTCGGACACTCAGGCTCTCACCCTGCTGGCATCAGGGTTGGGGGGCAGTCGAGGGGCAGGGGAGCCATTAAGATTGCGCAGGAGAGAAGGTTCAGGAACTACCGCAGTGATCTGACCCTGGATGTACGTCAGGTAAAGATGGCCTTGAGGCGGGTGAGGCAGTTGAGTCGTATTGGTCTCGAGGATGAACTGGACCTGGAAGAGACGATCGATGCTACTGCCAAGAATGCCGGGGAGGTGGAACTGCGCTGGATGCGGAGCAGAAAGAATGCAGTAAAACTGCTTCTGTTGATGGATGTTGGGGGCTCCATGGAACCATTTGCTGAAGTATGCAGCCTGCTCTTCTCTGCAGCGCATTCCAGTTCGCACTTCAAGGATTTCCAATACTACTACTTCCACAATTGTGTGTATGAGAACGTCTATCGTGATATGGAAAAGCAGGAGGAAGTGAGTACCGAACAACTTCTGCGCACGCTGGAGCCGGACTACAAGGTGATACTGGTGGGAGATGCCAGGATGGGGATTACGGAGCTGACGGAAAGATACGGAGCCATATACTATTACCAGCGCAATGAAACTCCGGGAGTAGTGTGGCTGAAGCGAATGGCCGATCACTTCACGCATTGTGTCTGGCTGAATCCGGAGGAGCCAAGATACTGGAATCATCCCACCGTGGCCATGATCGGGAAGATCTTCCCCATGTTTGAGCTCAACCTTGATGGGATTGGAGATTCGGTCAAGAAGCTGGTCAGAAAGAGATGA
- a CDS encoding VTT domain-containing protein codes for MKKNRWLRLAILFIILIAISIGLAFLFNYLLSPLKTRLQDFAWMAYLIVFGTNLLSNLTVVAPVSIGASIMVTAAGFYNPVLIALVAAIGGTLGELGGYYAGSLGKNAVFNDYPEAYGRVSGWVNRYGLWAIAVIAFQPVIPFDMAGLVAGASKMPAPKFLLACFIGKFPKYILLCYFFEVLQHHLPFLSR; via the coding sequence TTGAAGAAGAATAGATGGCTGCGACTGGCCATCTTATTTATCATCCTCATCGCCATCAGCATCGGCCTGGCTTTCCTCTTTAACTACCTTCTATCTCCTCTCAAAACAAGGCTACAGGATTTTGCCTGGATGGCCTACCTCATCGTATTCGGAACTAATCTGCTATCCAATTTGACCGTAGTAGCTCCTGTGTCGATAGGCGCATCAATAATGGTCACTGCGGCCGGGTTCTATAATCCCGTATTGATAGCTCTAGTCGCTGCCATTGGTGGAACACTGGGAGAGCTTGGCGGCTACTATGCCGGTTCCCTGGGGAAGAATGCGGTCTTCAATGATTATCCTGAAGCATATGGCAGGGTTTCAGGCTGGGTAAATCGGTATGGATTATGGGCCATCGCTGTCATTGCCTTTCAGCCTGTGATTCCATTTGACATGGCCGGCCTAGTTGCAGGTGCTTCAAAAATGCCTGCCCCAAAATTCCTGCTGGCCTGCTTCATCGGCAAATTCCCTAAATACATCCTTCTTTGTTACTTCTTCGAAGTACTGCAACACCACCTGCCCTTTCTATCTCGATGA